The Salinirubellus salinus genome segment CGACTACGACCCGTACGGGCAGGTGACGCTGCGGCTCGAGCAGTTGCGGCGCATCGGCCACCCGGTCGACAAGATAGAGCTCATCCTGATGGGCGGGACGATGACCGCCCGGAGCCACGACTACCAGGAGTGGTTCGTCAAGCGGGCCTACGAGGCGATGAACGACTACGACCCGTCCGGCGAACCGAACCCGAGCGAGACCGAGTCGTTCAAGCCGGACCCCGACTCGGTCGAGTTCCGGTATCTGGAGGACGTCGTCGCCGAGAACGAGGTCTCGGACGTCCGGGCAATCGGCACGACGTTCGAGACCAAGCCGGACTGGTGTGACCCCGAGCAGATCGACCGGATGTTGCGCCTCGGCGGGACGAAGGTGGAGGTGGGGGTCCAGACCACCTACGAGCGCGTGAACCGCGAGATGCACCGCGGCCACGGCGTCCAGGCGAGCATCGACGCGAACCGCCGCCTGCGCGACGCCGCGTTCAAGGTGGGGTTCCACATGATGCCCGGGCAGCCGGGGATGAGCAAGGCGATGTGTCTGGAGGACTTCCACGAACTGTTCGAGAACCCCGACTGGCGACCGGACTACCTCAAGATATACCCGACGCTCGTGGTCCGGGACACGCTCACCTACGACATGTGGCGCCGGGGGGAGTACGAACCCCTGACGAACGAGGAGGCCGCCGAACTGGTCGCGGAGATCAAGAAGGATATCCCGCGGTACGTCCGCCTCCAGCGGGTACAGCGTGACATCCCGGCCGACCACATCGACGCCGGCGTCTGGAAGTCGAACCTCCGGCAGCTGGCGCGAAAGCGGATGGCCGAGCACGGCTGGACGTGCGACTGCATCCGCTGTCGCGAGGTCGGGATGAACGACGAGGACCCCGAATACGTCGAACTGGACACGCTCACCTACGAGGCCGGCGGCGGCACGGAGCACTACATCTCGTTCGAGGACTTCGAGAAGGACCTCCTCGTGGGGTTCTGTCGGCTCCGCTTCCCGAGCGAGGACCGCGCGGCGAGCGACGACGACCCGGTCCGCCGCGAACTCGAGGACGCCGCACTCGTCCGCGAGCTCCACGTCTACGGCAACGAGGTGGGCGTGGGGCAGGACTCGGACGGCGACTACCAGCACGAGGGGTACGGCCGCCGACTGCTGGCCGAGGCCGAGCGTCGCGCCCGCGAGGCCGGTTACTCGAAGCTCGCGGTCATCTCGGGCATCGGCGTGCGCGAGTACTACCGCGAGAAACTCGGCTACGTGCAGGACGGCCCGTACGTGAGCAAGCGGTTGTAGGGTGGGAGTCCGGGTGTGTGATGAGTCACTGTCGGCGAGAGCGAGAGGCGAACAGCGAAGGTACAGCCAGCAACAGCGCGAATCACGGTGCAAAGTAACCCGCACAGCACCGCCCAGCACAGCCCTCGTGCCTCCCCTACTGACTCGCTCCGCTCGTCCCTCGCGCGGAATCGTTCGCGGACCTCGCTATCGCTCGGCACCGCTCACCGCACGCGCCGGGGTTTTCGCTCGACCGAGCAAACGACACGGCCTGCGCGGGTGCGCGAACGAACGTGAGCGGGCCCGTACCCGGGGCGTGTGGGTGGGGCAGCCGTGTCACTGCGACAGCAGCGACCGGCCGCTTCGCTGGGCTGTCGCCGTGCGGTTGCTGTTTAGTACGTACCGCGCTAGTCGGTCCGATCACCGAGGAAACACGCACCGACGAACTGTACCACAGAGACGAACGCTACCTCGCGAGGACGTCACGTCCAGCGAACCCGCTCCAATCGAAGACGCGAACCCAGACACCAGACCGAACGAGTCCTACCGACCGAGGAAGCGCGAGAGCCTGTCCCGGATGCCCCCCTCACCGAGTTTCAGGTAGTAGGCGTCGCCGTGGTCCTCGTAGTAGTTGTCGACGCGGCGCTTGATCTCGAAGCCGACGTGCTGGTAGAACTCGACCGCAGCGCGGTTCGTGGTCCGGGCGTGGCAGGTGACCGTGTTGTACTCCTCGGCGACGCGGGCGACGAGTCGTTTGCCGAACCCCTCGCCACGGTAGTCGGGGTGGACGGCGAGAAAGAGGATGTACCCGTCGCGGCGGGTGGCGGCGAAACCGACGAGGTGGTCCTCGACGCCGCGCTCGACGAGGGCGTAGACCGTCGAACGGCGGTAGGCATCGAGGAAGAACCCCCGTCGCTGCTTGAGGACGCCCTCCCGTTCGCGGATGGCCTCCTTGAGCTCCCAGGCGTCCTCGGCCAGCGTGTCGTCGCCGGGGCCGAAGACGCGCGTCTCGATGTTGACACTCACTACCATGTCGTACTACGTGGGCGGATATAGTTCCACCGCCAGCGGCCACGAGGAACCGCCAGCGGCCGCGAGGAACCGCCTGCGGCCCCGAGGGGCCGCAAGGCTTTCGGACGCGCCACGAGACTCGCGAGTATATGGCACCACGGACCTCCGGAGAGGAGGCCGACCAGCCCACCCGCCGACGCCCGTCCTCCAGGGAACTGTTGCGCCGCTCGTTCGTCTCCGGCGTCGGTCTCGCCCTCCCGTTGCTGGTCACGCTCGCCATCCTCTCGTTCGCGCTCAACTTCATCTCGGGCCAACTGGACCCCGTCGTCGACGTCGTCCAGCAGGCCACCCCGAACCAGCAGTTACAGGCGTTCCTCATCGAGGTGACGACGCTCGTGGTGCTGCTCGTCCTCGTGTTCGTCGTCGGGTTCCTCGCCGAGTTCGGGCCCGGCGACGGACAGATCGGCGACGGGTTCGACTACGTGATGGAGTCCATCCCGGGCGTCGGTTCCGTCTACACCTCGTTCAACGAGATGAGCGAACTCCTGCTCGACTCCGACACCGAGAGTTTCCAGGAGGTGAAACTGGTCGAGTATCCCCGCGACGGCTCGTACACGGTGGCGTTCAAGACGGCCACGACCCCGGACGTCATCGGCGACGCGACCGGCCACGAGGAGATGGTCACCCTGTTCATGCCGATGGCGCCGAACCCCGTGATGGGCGGGTTCGTCATCCACGTCTCGTCCGACCGGGTCGTGGACGTGGACATGACCGTCGAGCAGGGGATCCGGAGCATCGTCACCTCGGGCGTCGCCATCGGCGAGGACGACCCGCAGATGCGGGGACTGACCGAGGCCCAGTTGCGCGAACTGAGTCAGGTCCAGCGCATCGACAACCAGGTCGGTGGGGCGGACCCGGAGGATGTCGGTCGGGACACCGGGATGGCCGAGCGGCGTGAACAGTACGACGAGAACGTCTCGCCCGAGCACTCCGACACCCCCACGGGAATCGAGAGTCGCACCGACGACGGCACGGTCGGGGAGTCGATGGACGACCACGACCGGCCGGGCGACGTGACGAGCGAGGCCGTCATCGGCGAGACGAGTGAGAGGACCCCCGCCGAGCGTGCCGGGCGGATGCCGGACCGGGCCGAGCAGACGAGCGAGAAGCCCCCCGCGGAGATGGCCGACCGCGACCCCGCACGACGCGACGGGACGGACGGCCCGCCCGCCGACGCCACGGATGCCGACGCCGAGGCGGACGCGGACGTGGACCCGAGCGGTGAAGCCGACGGGTCACGAGACACAGAGTCGTGAGCTTCGAACTGCGCGAGCACACGGCGGACGTGGCCGTGGCCGCCCGTGGCGAGACGCTGGGGGAACTGTACGCGGCCGTGGCCGACGGGCTGGCGGCCGCGATGTGCGACGAGGTGCCCGAACACGGTGGCGAGACGTTCGAGGTGACCGTCCACGCCGAGAGCCGCGAGGCACTCCTGTTCGACTACCTCGACGAGCTCGTCTACCGGCGGGACGTGGAGGCGGTGCTCCCCGTCGACAACGAGGCGAGCGTCGAACCCGACACCGAGTGGGACCTCTCGGGGTCGTTCCGTGGCGTGCCGCTGGCCGACGTGACCGCCCGCGAAGTGAAGGCCGTCACGTACTCTGACATGGCGGTCGAACGCGACGGCGAGGAGTGGACGGCCTACGTCGTCTTCGACGTCTGAGTCGTCGTCACGGCAGCCCGTCGGGCGGCTGTCGCTGGCCGGTTACGTGCGGGTTATGCGGCGTCGGCGCCTCGGTAGCGTATGGACTGGTCCCCCCTCCCCTTCCACGTCGACTACGTGACCGACGGGCCCGGCGACGCGCGCGAGGCGTTCGCGTTCGTGCTGGAGACGCTCGCGGACCCCCCGACCGCCGCCCTGTTCCTCGTGGGCGGACTGGGCGCGGCCCTGTTCGTCGGGGGCTGGCTCCGCGCGCGGCCGACGGTCCCCGACCTCGTGGTGTTGCGCGAGACGCTCGTCGGCTACCGCGACCTGGTGCCGTGGATGCTGCGGCTCGCGATGGGTCTCCCGCTGGTGGGCGCGGGCTTCGCGGGCTACTTCTTCAGCCCCATCGTCGCGGCGCCGGGGGTGCGACTCCTCCAGATCGCACTCGGTTTCCTGTTGCTGTTCGGGCTGGCGACGCGCGCGAGCGCCGCGTCCGCGCTCGGGCTCTACCTCGCGGGGCTGGCGAGCGACCCGACGCTCCTGCTGGCGTTCGAGTACGTCGGGGGCCTCGCGGCGCTCGTCCTCCTCGGTGGTGGGCGCCCGAGCGCCGACGACATGCTGGGACGCGTGGCCGCGACGGAGGGGACACTCTACAACCGGGTCGACCCGGTCCACCGCGTCGCCGAGCGGTTCCGGGCCGCCATGGCGCCGTACGAGCGGTACGCGCCGACCGTCCTGCGGGTGGGGACGGGGCTGACCTTCGCGTACCTCGGTGTCGTCGAGAAGTTGCTCGACCCCGGCCGGGCGGCGCTCGTCGTGGCGA includes the following:
- a CDS encoding DoxX family protein, whose product is MDWSPLPFHVDYVTDGPGDAREAFAFVLETLADPPTAALFLVGGLGAALFVGGWLRARPTVPDLVVLRETLVGYRDLVPWMLRLAMGLPLVGAGFAGYFFSPIVAAPGVRLLQIALGFLLLFGLATRASAASALGLYLAGLASDPTLLLAFEYVGGLAALVLLGGGRPSADDMLGRVAATEGTLYNRVDPVHRVAERFRAAMAPYERYAPTVLRVGTGLTFAYLGVVEKLLDPGRAALVVAKYDLTSVVPVSEGAWILGAGLVELAVGVALVAGLLTRGTAALAFVVLTTTLFGLPDDPVLAHVTLFGLVSAIFTLGGGPLSVDRLLEATPASRGRERADPAD
- a CDS encoding DUF502 domain-containing protein, which produces MAPRTSGEEADQPTRRRPSSRELLRRSFVSGVGLALPLLVTLAILSFALNFISGQLDPVVDVVQQATPNQQLQAFLIEVTTLVVLLVLVFVVGFLAEFGPGDGQIGDGFDYVMESIPGVGSVYTSFNEMSELLLDSDTESFQEVKLVEYPRDGSYTVAFKTATTPDVIGDATGHEEMVTLFMPMAPNPVMGGFVIHVSSDRVVDVDMTVEQGIRSIVTSGVAIGEDDPQMRGLTEAQLRELSQVQRIDNQVGGADPEDVGRDTGMAERREQYDENVSPEHSDTPTGIESRTDDGTVGESMDDHDRPGDVTSEAVIGETSERTPAERAGRMPDRAEQTSEKPPAEMADRDPARRDGTDGPPADATDADAEADADVDPSGEADGSRDTES
- a CDS encoding tRNA uridine(34) 5-carboxymethylaminomethyl modification radical SAM/GNAT enzyme Elp3 — protein: MSSEAETESAFDRVCRTLAERLLDGELDPDDVENAKTDACSEFGAATVPKHSDIVDHAPDGEREELQKLLQRKPVRTASGVSPVAIMTSPHTCPHGKCLYCPGGPASEFSSSQSYTGEEPAAARGVQNDYDPYGQVTLRLEQLRRIGHPVDKIELILMGGTMTARSHDYQEWFVKRAYEAMNDYDPSGEPNPSETESFKPDPDSVEFRYLEDVVAENEVSDVRAIGTTFETKPDWCDPEQIDRMLRLGGTKVEVGVQTTYERVNREMHRGHGVQASIDANRRLRDAAFKVGFHMMPGQPGMSKAMCLEDFHELFENPDWRPDYLKIYPTLVVRDTLTYDMWRRGEYEPLTNEEAAELVAEIKKDIPRYVRLQRVQRDIPADHIDAGVWKSNLRQLARKRMAEHGWTCDCIRCREVGMNDEDPEYVELDTLTYEAGGGTEHYISFEDFEKDLLVGFCRLRFPSEDRAASDDDPVRRELEDAALVRELHVYGNEVGVGQDSDGDYQHEGYGRRLLAEAERRAREAGYSKLAVISGIGVREYYREKLGYVQDGPYVSKRL
- a CDS encoding GNAT family N-acetyltransferase, whose protein sequence is MSVNIETRVFGPGDDTLAEDAWELKEAIREREGVLKQRRGFFLDAYRRSTVYALVERGVEDHLVGFAATRRDGYILFLAVHPDYRGEGFGKRLVARVAEEYNTVTCHARTTNRAAVEFYQHVGFEIKRRVDNYYEDHGDAYYLKLGEGGIRDRLSRFLGR
- a CDS encoding archease, with the translated sequence MSFELREHTADVAVAARGETLGELYAAVADGLAAAMCDEVPEHGGETFEVTVHAESREALLFDYLDELVYRRDVEAVLPVDNEASVEPDTEWDLSGSFRGVPLADVTAREVKAVTYSDMAVERDGEEWTAYVVFDV